The Novosphingobium terrae genome has a window encoding:
- a CDS encoding VOC family protein gives MKLRSIELALPGAAQAHQWMIDIWGCADGGQQDGTFYLRGSGTFPYLVAFTESPERFVRSTTFICSQDRLEQIAQVAAEKGLNAAPTISRDPGGGAGLVVELAEGELLRFLVGATEVEPLASHPAYALRDVPVKLTHVVFNAADAEASGDLVEEVLGFRVSDRTKGMVFVRCNDAHHSTAFARAGFSSLNHIAFEMEDLDAVMRGIGRMRDHKFAPAWGPGRHGPGDNVYAYYIAPFGPVIEYSTPVNKVDETYPTGAPDDWTWPENRIDQWGISDKDFAGLRSAEEAFRFRREWEPAPILSA, from the coding sequence ATGAAACTTCGCAGCATCGAACTGGCCCTGCCCGGCGCGGCTCAGGCCCATCAGTGGATGATCGACATCTGGGGCTGCGCCGATGGCGGCCAGCAGGATGGCACCTTCTATCTGCGCGGCAGCGGCACCTTCCCCTATCTGGTGGCCTTCACCGAAAGCCCCGAGCGTTTCGTGCGCTCCACCACCTTCATCTGCTCGCAGGACCGGCTTGAGCAGATCGCGCAGGTCGCCGCCGAAAAGGGCCTCAACGCAGCCCCCACCATCAGCCGCGATCCGGGCGGCGGGGCGGGTCTGGTGGTCGAACTGGCCGAGGGCGAGTTGCTGCGCTTCCTCGTCGGCGCCACAGAGGTCGAGCCTCTGGCCAGCCACCCCGCCTATGCCCTGCGCGATGTGCCAGTGAAGCTGACCCATGTGGTCTTCAACGCCGCCGATGCAGAGGCCAGCGGGGATCTGGTGGAAGAGGTGCTGGGCTTCCGCGTTTCGGACCGCACCAAGGGCATGGTCTTCGTGCGCTGCAACGATGCGCATCACTCCACCGCCTTTGCCCGCGCCGGTTTCTCCAGCCTCAACCATATCGCCTTCGAGATGGAGGATCTGGACGCGGTGATGCGCGGCATCGGCCGCATGCGCGACCACAAGTTCGCCCCGGCATGGGGTCCGGGCCGCCATGGTCCGGGCGACAATGTCTATGCCTATTACATCGCGCCGTTTGGCCCGGTGATCGAATACTCCACCCCGGTCAACAAGGTGGACGAGACCTATCCCACCGGCGCGCCCGATGACTGGACTTGGCCGGAAAACCGCATCGACCAGTGGGGCATCTCCGACAAGGATTTTGCCGGCCTGCGCAGCGCCGAGGAGGCCTTCCGCTTCCGCCGCGAATGGGAGCCGGCCCCGATCCTCTCCGCCTGA
- a CDS encoding fumarylacetoacetate hydrolase family protein: protein MRYISFRRPDGTPSYGRLEGETVIDLASAATPDLKAAIAQDALGALTDGASYALQDVVLLPLIPNPEKILCVGLNYASHVKETGREQKEHPAIFQRWNDTLIADGQPMVRPPESIRFDYEGELAIIIGKPGRRIAPENAWDHIAGYAAFNDGSVRDWQRHNIQFTPGKNWPATGAFGPALVTPDEIEDLGAIRVQTRLNGELVQDQPVSDMIWDIPTVIAYCSTFTQLNPGDVIATGTPGGVGDKRTPALYMKAGDTVEVSCGTIGTITNRIIDEI, encoded by the coding sequence ATGCGTTACATCAGCTTCCGCCGCCCCGATGGCACTCCCTCCTATGGCCGTCTTGAAGGCGAGACCGTGATCGATCTGGCCAGCGCCGCCACGCCCGATCTGAAGGCCGCCATCGCTCAGGATGCGCTGGGCGCGCTGACCGATGGCGCCAGCTATGCGCTGCAGGATGTCGTGCTGCTGCCGCTCATCCCCAACCCCGAGAAAATCCTCTGCGTGGGCCTGAACTATGCCAGCCACGTCAAGGAAACCGGGCGCGAGCAGAAGGAGCATCCCGCCATCTTCCAGCGCTGGAACGATACGCTGATCGCCGATGGCCAGCCGATGGTCCGCCCGCCCGAAAGCATCCGCTTCGACTATGAGGGCGAGCTGGCCATCATCATCGGCAAGCCGGGCCGTCGCATCGCGCCGGAAAACGCCTGGGACCATATCGCGGGCTATGCCGCCTTTAACGACGGCAGCGTGCGCGATTGGCAGCGCCACAACATCCAGTTCACGCCGGGCAAGAACTGGCCCGCCACCGGCGCTTTCGGCCCCGCGCTGGTCACCCCCGACGAGATCGAGGATCTGGGCGCCATTCGCGTGCAGACCCGCCTCAACGGCGAGCTGGTGCAGGATCAGCCGGTCTCCGACATGATCTGGGATATCCCGACCGTCATCGCCTATTGCTCCACCTTCACCCAGCTCAACCCCGGCGATGTGATCGCCACCGGCACGCCGGGCGGCGTGGGCGACAAGCGCACCCCCGCCCTCTACATGAAGGCCGGCGACACGGTGGAAGTCTCCTGCGGCACCATCGGCACGATCACCAACCGCATCATCGACGAAATCTGA
- a CDS encoding TonB-dependent receptor produces MITIKHAAMLSGVALSALSLPAMAQTAAPQAADAPSPNEIVVTAQRRAESVTKVPISITVADGAQLERQQVNTINDLNRIAPSLEIQAAPGQNTGGGGAIRGIGTQTFSAGAVASVGVVVDQVSQGNANISNLFDVARVEVLKGPQGTLFGLTTSAGVINITTNKPEFDKISGRVRTELSNAGTAGSGSGNQVVQGVINVPLASNMAVRVSAFTNLLQGPDYNTATSKYARTDTWGLRGRLRWEPTDRLSVNIAGDYSDTRVADGGNFITFVKAASGYVANLASCGVTAAEGNRNFCTTNHYVDHQYTGGGSLQLDYQADPFTVTSVTSYRKSLESGEGAAHDVFRIDPLSLHVINQGVHRPLNLFTQELRVANSGSHLIDYTAGLFYSSQVQSRDSEALTVNAEVAPNFYFPVVNSGTGAFHVSDTSMALFAQTTIHAAEKLRLIAGGRYTWDGLKLDTFAGPITGTANSHAGLDVNNFSWKLGGQYDLARKTMVYATVARGFKGGQITTPVAASPYVVQPEIPTSYELGLKSTILGGWVLDADLFYEKIKNFQAQSCITVNSAISCTTSNINGVKSRGAEIDLYGKVTKNLSLNTGFIWAKATYPKGYIGTDGVNIGDTQLAYAPEYKFTLSGEYTHRLTDSVNGFFAADTVWKSRVRYEANAISDSTFRPHWTVGGRVGVRTANDRLTAAIFVRNLFNVHEPVLMQSGYPDSGSANVGALYGPQSFRTVGLSLDGKF; encoded by the coding sequence ATGATCACCATCAAGCATGCCGCCATGCTGTCGGGCGTCGCGCTGAGCGCGCTGAGCCTGCCCGCCATGGCCCAGACCGCCGCCCCGCAGGCCGCAGACGCCCCCAGCCCGAACGAGATCGTCGTGACCGCCCAGCGCCGCGCCGAAAGCGTGACCAAGGTTCCCATCTCGATCACCGTGGCCGATGGCGCCCAGCTGGAGCGCCAGCAGGTCAACACCATCAACGATCTCAACCGCATCGCCCCCTCGCTGGAAATTCAGGCCGCTCCGGGCCAGAACACCGGCGGCGGCGGCGCGATCCGCGGCATCGGCACCCAGACCTTCTCGGCGGGCGCGGTGGCGTCGGTCGGCGTGGTGGTCGATCAGGTCAGCCAGGGCAATGCCAACATCTCCAACCTGTTCGACGTGGCGCGCGTGGAAGTGCTCAAGGGTCCGCAGGGCACGCTGTTCGGCCTGACCACCTCGGCCGGCGTCATCAACATCACCACCAACAAGCCCGAATTCGACAAGATCAGCGGCCGTGTGCGCACCGAACTGTCGAATGCCGGCACGGCTGGCTCCGGCTCGGGCAATCAGGTGGTGCAGGGCGTGATCAACGTGCCGCTGGCCAGCAACATGGCCGTGCGCGTCTCGGCCTTCACCAACCTGCTGCAGGGCCCCGATTACAACACCGCCACCAGCAAATATGCCCGCACCGACACATGGGGCCTGCGCGGCCGCCTGCGCTGGGAGCCCACCGATCGCCTCTCGGTCAACATCGCGGGTGATTACAGCGACACGCGCGTCGCCGATGGCGGCAATTTCATCACCTTCGTCAAGGCCGCCAGCGGCTATGTCGCCAATCTGGCGAGCTGCGGCGTGACCGCTGCCGAGGGCAACCGCAACTTCTGCACCACCAATCACTATGTCGACCACCAGTACACCGGCGGCGGCTCTTTGCAGCTGGATTATCAGGCCGATCCCTTCACGGTGACCTCGGTCACCTCTTACCGCAAGAGCCTGGAATCGGGCGAAGGCGCCGCGCATGACGTGTTCCGCATCGATCCGCTCAGCCTGCATGTGATCAATCAGGGCGTGCATCGTCCGCTCAACCTGTTCACGCAGGAGCTGCGCGTCGCCAACTCCGGCAGCCATCTGATCGACTACACCGCCGGCCTGTTCTATTCGAGCCAGGTCCAGAGCCGCGATTCCGAAGCGCTGACGGTCAATGCCGAAGTGGCGCCCAATTTCTACTTCCCGGTCGTCAACTCCGGGACCGGGGCCTTCCATGTATCCGACACCTCGATGGCACTTTTCGCCCAGACCACGATCCATGCCGCCGAAAAGCTGCGGCTGATCGCGGGCGGGCGCTACACCTGGGACGGGTTGAAGCTCGACACTTTCGCCGGGCCGATCACCGGCACCGCCAACAGCCATGCCGGGCTGGATGTGAACAACTTCTCGTGGAAGCTGGGCGGCCAGTATGATCTGGCGCGCAAGACGATGGTCTATGCCACGGTGGCACGCGGCTTCAAGGGCGGGCAGATCACCACGCCGGTCGCCGCATCGCCCTATGTGGTGCAGCCTGAAATCCCCACCTCCTACGAACTGGGCCTGAAGAGCACGATCCTGGGCGGCTGGGTGCTGGATGCCGACCTGTTCTATGAAAAGATCAAGAACTTCCAGGCGCAGAGCTGCATCACCGTCAATTCGGCGATCTCCTGCACCACCAGCAACATCAATGGCGTGAAGTCGCGCGGCGCCGAAATCGACCTCTATGGCAAGGTGACGAAGAACCTGTCGCTGAACACCGGCTTTATCTGGGCCAAGGCGACCTATCCCAAGGGCTATATCGGCACCGATGGCGTCAACATCGGCGACACGCAGCTGGCCTATGCGCCCGAATACAAGTTCACCCTTTCGGGCGAATACACCCACCGTCTGACCGACAGCGTCAACGGCTTCTTCGCGGCGGACACCGTGTGGAAATCGCGGGTGCGCTATGAGGCCAATGCGATTTCGGATTCGACCTTCCGCCCGCACTGGACCGTGGGTGGCCGCGTGGGTGTGCGCACCGCCAACGATCGCCTGACCGCCGCCATCTTCGTGCGCAACCTGTTCAACGTGCATGAGCCGGTGCTGATGCAGAGCGGCTATCCCGACAGCGGTTCGGCCAATGTCGGCGCGCTGTATGGGCCGCAGTCCTTCCGCACGGTGGGCCTGTCGCTCGACGGCAAATTCTGA
- a CDS encoding alpha/beta hydrolase, translating to MSQRDIAKAITAMGTGLGPDVLTACRALFDAEQRAGEVPPSARDIAYGPHERHRLDFYGARDEVLKPVLLFVHGGGFVLGDKGEKEPGDWPNAAVGMMAAKLGMVGAVMNYRLAPDHLWPAGSEDVGAAVDWLRAHAAQHGGDPERIVLLGTSAGAVHVAGFLRLRGDHADLVRGAVLLSGLYGYTPLDPKDERYYGAPETYAGKMPREAVAATTLPLLLACAQFDPPRFQAEFLGLMTERLERHAAMPRSVTLSGHNHYTMAMHLGTADRRLADEIAGFVEDIT from the coding sequence ATGAGCCAGCGTGACATTGCCAAAGCCATCACCGCGATGGGCACCGGGCTTGGCCCGGATGTGCTGACCGCCTGCCGCGCCCTGTTCGATGCGGAACAGCGCGCCGGAGAGGTTCCCCCCAGCGCCCGCGATATCGCCTATGGGCCGCATGAAAGGCACAGGCTGGACTTCTATGGGGCGCGAGACGAGGTTTTGAAGCCCGTGCTGCTCTTCGTCCATGGCGGCGGCTTCGTGCTGGGTGACAAGGGCGAGAAGGAGCCCGGCGACTGGCCCAATGCCGCTGTCGGCATGATGGCCGCAAAGCTGGGCATGGTGGGGGCGGTGATGAATTATCGCCTTGCCCCCGATCATCTCTGGCCTGCGGGCAGCGAGGATGTGGGTGCTGCCGTCGACTGGCTGCGCGCCCATGCTGCGCAGCATGGCGGCGATCCGGAGCGGATCGTGCTGCTGGGCACCTCGGCGGGGGCGGTGCATGTCGCGGGCTTTTTGCGGCTGCGCGGCGATCATGCCGATCTGGTTCGGGGGGCGGTGCTGCTCTCCGGGCTTTATGGCTACACCCCGCTCGATCCCAAGGATGAGCGTTACTATGGCGCGCCCGAAACCTATGCCGGGAAGATGCCGCGTGAGGCGGTGGCCGCCACCACCCTGCCGCTGCTGCTGGCCTGCGCCCAGTTCGACCCGCCGCGCTTTCAGGCCGAATTCCTGGGGCTGATGACCGAGCGGCTGGAGCGCCATGCCGCCATGCCGCGCTCGGTCACGCTTTCGGGCCACAATCACTACACCATGGCGATGCATCTGGGCACGGCGGACCGCCGTCTGGCCGATGAGATCGCCGGTTTTGTTGAGGATATCACATGA
- a CDS encoding family 1 glycosylhydrolase — protein sequence MIDPQISRRTLIAGAAALAATPAFAATAKVTTGKAFPKGFLWGAATAGHQIEGNNTNSDQWLLENVQPTITGAPSGDAVNSFDLWRDDLDLVKSIGLNAFRFSLEWARIEPEPGMFSRAMLDHYKAIIDGCHARGIAPVVTFNHYTTPRWFAAQGGWLHPQAADLFTRFCDHAAKHLAGGMAVALTLNEPNLPRLLPFVLPPQFIGGLRANLAAAAKAAGVPRYVVANTVLPEDVPALTAAMIKGHHAARDAIKAVRPDLPVGFSLSIADDQAVGEGSIRDKMRGELYGAWLEVARSDDFVAIQNYERILWGKDGRLPAPEGSVRNFRGAEVYAPSLAGAARYAHQATGKPVLITEHGVGTNDDTIRANLIRDGLRDLRQAMAEGLPVQGYIHWTLMDNYEWGTGVGEANFGLASVDRTSFKRTPKPSAAVLGTIARNNSL from the coding sequence ATGATCGACCCCCAGATTTCCAGGCGCACCCTGATCGCCGGTGCCGCTGCTCTGGCCGCCACGCCCGCCTTTGCGGCCACCGCCAAAGTCACCACCGGCAAGGCGTTCCCCAAGGGCTTCCTGTGGGGCGCCGCCACGGCGGGTCACCAGATCGAGGGCAACAACACCAATTCCGACCAATGGCTGCTGGAAAACGTCCAGCCCACCATCACCGGCGCGCCCTCGGGCGATGCGGTGAACAGCTTCGATCTGTGGCGCGACGATCTCGATCTGGTGAAGAGCATCGGCCTCAACGCCTTCCGCTTCAGTCTGGAATGGGCGCGCATCGAACCCGAGCCCGGCATGTTCTCCCGCGCCATGCTGGACCATTACAAGGCGATCATCGATGGCTGCCATGCGCGCGGCATCGCGCCGGTGGTGACCTTCAACCATTACACCACGCCGCGCTGGTTCGCGGCGCAGGGTGGCTGGCTGCATCCGCAGGCCGCCGATCTCTTCACCCGCTTCTGCGACCATGCGGCCAAGCATCTGGCAGGCGGCATGGCGGTTGCGCTGACGCTCAACGAGCCCAATCTGCCGCGTCTGCTGCCCTTTGTGCTGCCGCCGCAGTTCATCGGCGGGCTGCGCGCCAATCTGGCGGCAGCGGCCAAGGCGGCGGGCGTGCCGCGCTATGTGGTGGCCAACACCGTGCTGCCCGAGGATGTGCCCGCGCTGACCGCCGCGATGATCAAGGGCCACCATGCAGCCCGCGATGCCATCAAGGCGGTGCGCCCCGATCTGCCGGTGGGCTTCAGCCTGTCCATTGCCGACGATCAGGCGGTGGGCGAAGGCTCCATCCGCGACAAGATGCGCGGCGAACTCTACGGCGCATGGCTGGAAGTGGCGCGCAGCGACGATTTCGTGGCGATCCAGAACTATGAGCGCATCCTGTGGGGCAAGGACGGGCGCCTGCCCGCGCCCGAGGGCTCGGTGCGCAATTTCCGGGGCGCGGAGGTCTATGCCCCCTCGCTGGCGGGCGCGGCGCGCTATGCCCATCAGGCCACCGGCAAGCCGGTGCTGATCACCGAGCATGGCGTGGGCACCAATGATGACACCATCCGCGCCAATCTGATCCGCGATGGGTTGCGCGATCTGCGTCAGGCCATGGCCGAGGGGCTGCCGGTGCAGGGCTATATCCACTGGACGCTGATGGACAATTACGAGTGGGGCACCGGCGTTGGCGAGGCCAATTTCGGTCTGGCCAGTGTCGATCGCACCAGCTTCAAGCGCACCCCCAAGCCGAGCGCCGCCGTGCTGGGCACCATCGCGCGCAACAATTCCCTTTAA
- a CDS encoding TonB-dependent receptor, with the protein MAMGIALLCHAPAFAQSAPPPAPQDQTTVSDKDIMVTGIRQSLANALNAKRSSDQVIDAISAEDVGKFPDKNVGEALQRVTGVQIGRAGGEGSSVSIRGVDPGLVRVEVNGQSMLSTFAAPASGAATNPAVEFRDIPAEFISRLEVVKSATADMTEGGLGGTVRIITRRPFDSKKDYLAGSVQGVYGTTAGKVDPKASIIASHLFAHDTLGVLVSGTYEKRSMWYDQAKTTGWRQMKTSTTATCTAAVQSGCVDLNGDGTGDFYPDIPRYAMYRESTERYAFNSIIEWRPVDNFKLYLDTTYTRGRQTENDQFMQITTSSALSATSSLGSDTAINAGNAASNVTFLQPATSNPNSASGLGVTYRNVLGTIDRQTFTGVLGTEWHPTPRLTLKARGGYSWARAFNDEIDVVGSQFGLTSVGVNYNNPSGAPNITISGDPTNPSGINNFQIQHKPLINRQTEKNFQFDGQYDVGGILQNIKFGVQRRLLGQNAIYHDATITYDGYGTTAGTGDIKTRSYVTGSGVDNITSTASNAAILSQIQSFVSHYDLGDHNFFSTGNLGFSPYARWMNMGMAVANAAGIPDATVASSWVPGSTYDVKLKNWAGYLSSKWQLRPFGHDLDIVAGVRVVNMKTVSSGYNINTVAGTFAPVTYYGSNTYALPSGNLRYDLIHNKLILRATATKVAAQPDLSKVAPSMSLNTTSLTGSVGNPNLKPYTGQQYDLGAEWYLSKLNYLSATLWRKDITGFPQKIATTQSYFGQDYVMTTYVNSPAPVHITGFEAGSQFAFSFLPGKLKNMGMLANYTYAKDSGYSVTGYYSGAKLGFPGLSHHTVNGSIYYEDSKLSARISYNWRSRYNIGPDRDNLNAFGEAFGQWDGSFSYKFNDHVSVFLEGVNLFNAQRKEDEESLYRVSTVETYGRRIYFGVRGKM; encoded by the coding sequence ATGGCCATGGGGATCGCGCTGCTGTGCCACGCCCCCGCTTTCGCGCAATCCGCCCCGCCGCCCGCCCCTCAGGACCAGACGACCGTCTCCGACAAGGACATCATGGTCACCGGCATCCGCCAGAGCCTGGCCAATGCGCTCAACGCCAAGCGCAGCTCCGATCAGGTGATCGACGCCATCTCCGCCGAGGACGTGGGCAAATTCCCCGACAAGAATGTGGGTGAAGCCCTGCAACGCGTGACCGGCGTGCAGATCGGCCGCGCGGGCGGCGAAGGCTCCTCGGTCTCGATCCGCGGCGTCGATCCGGGTCTGGTGCGCGTTGAGGTCAACGGCCAGTCGATGCTCTCGACCTTCGCCGCCCCCGCCAGCGGCGCGGCGACCAATCCCGCCGTCGAATTCCGCGACATTCCCGCCGAATTCATCAGCCGCCTCGAAGTCGTCAAATCCGCCACCGCCGATATGACCGAGGGCGGTCTGGGCGGCACGGTGCGGATCATCACCCGCCGCCCCTTCGATTCCAAAAAGGACTATCTGGCCGGTTCCGTGCAGGGCGTTTACGGCACCACCGCCGGCAAGGTGGACCCCAAGGCCTCGATCATTGCCAGCCATCTTTTCGCGCATGATACGCTGGGCGTGCTGGTCTCGGGCACCTATGAAAAGCGCAGCATGTGGTACGATCAGGCCAAGACCACCGGCTGGCGCCAGATGAAAACCTCCACCACCGCCACCTGCACCGCCGCCGTGCAGAGCGGCTGCGTCGATCTCAACGGCGACGGCACGGGCGATTTCTACCCCGATATTCCGCGCTATGCGATGTATCGCGAAAGCACCGAACGCTATGCTTTCAACAGCATCATCGAATGGCGCCCGGTCGACAATTTCAAGCTCTATCTGGACACGACCTACACCCGCGGCCGCCAGACCGAGAACGACCAGTTCATGCAGATCACCACCTCATCTGCCCTGAGCGCAACCTCTTCGCTCGGCAGTGACACCGCTATCAATGCCGGCAATGCGGCCAGCAACGTCACCTTTCTACAGCCGGCCACCAGCAATCCCAACAGCGCCAGCGGCCTTGGCGTGACCTATCGCAACGTGCTGGGCACCATCGACCGCCAGACCTTCACCGGCGTGCTGGGCACCGAATGGCACCCCACCCCGCGCCTGACCCTGAAAGCGCGCGGCGGCTATTCCTGGGCCCGCGCCTTCAACGATGAAATCGACGTGGTCGGCAGCCAGTTCGGCCTCACTTCGGTAGGCGTGAATTACAACAATCCCTCGGGCGCGCCCAACATCACCATTTCGGGCGATCCCACCAATCCATCGGGCATCAACAACTTCCAGATCCAGCACAAGCCGCTGATCAACCGCCAGACCGAAAAGAACTTCCAGTTCGACGGCCAATACGATGTCGGCGGCATTCTGCAAAACATCAAATTCGGCGTGCAGCGCCGCCTGCTGGGGCAGAACGCGATCTATCACGACGCCACCATCACCTATGACGGCTATGGCACCACAGCCGGCACGGGCGATATCAAGACCCGCAGCTATGTGACCGGATCGGGCGTCGACAACATCACCTCCACCGCCAGCAATGCGGCGATCCTCTCGCAGATCCAGTCTTTCGTCAGCCATTACGATCTGGGCGATCACAACTTCTTCAGCACCGGCAATCTGGGCTTTTCGCCTTACGCGCGCTGGATGAACATGGGCATGGCCGTGGCCAATGCGGCGGGTATTCCCGATGCCACCGTCGCGTCGAGCTGGGTGCCGGGCAGCACCTATGATGTGAAGCTTAAGAACTGGGCCGGATACCTCTCCAGCAAGTGGCAATTGCGTCCCTTCGGCCATGATCTGGATATTGTGGCCGGCGTGCGCGTGGTCAATATGAAGACCGTCTCCTCGGGCTACAACATCAACACGGTGGCGGGCACCTTCGCCCCGGTGACCTATTACGGCAGCAACACCTATGCCCTGCCCAGCGGCAATCTGCGTTACGATCTGATCCACAACAAGCTGATCCTGCGCGCCACCGCCACCAAGGTTGCCGCGCAGCCGGATCTGTCGAAGGTGGCGCCATCAATGTCGCTGAACACCACCTCGCTGACGGGCTCGGTGGGCAATCCCAACCTGAAACCCTACACCGGCCAGCAGTATGACCTTGGCGCGGAATGGTACCTCTCCAAGCTGAACTATCTCTCGGCCACGCTGTGGCGCAAGGACATCACCGGCTTCCCGCAGAAGATCGCGACGACGCAAAGCTACTTCGGGCAGGACTATGTGATGACGACCTACGTCAACAGCCCCGCCCCGGTGCATATCACGGGCTTTGAGGCCGGTTCGCAATTCGCCTTCAGCTTCCTGCCGGGCAAGCTGAAGAACATGGGCATGCTGGCCAATTACACTTACGCCAAGGACAGCGGCTATTCGGTGACCGGCTATTATTCGGGCGCCAAGCTGGGCTTCCCGGGCCTGTCTCACCACACCGTCAACGGCTCGATCTATTATGAGGACAGCAAGCTGTCGGCGCGCATCTCGTACAACTGGCGCTCGCGCTACAACATCGGCCCGGATCGCGACAATCTCAACGCTTTTGGCGAAGCCTTCGGCCAGTGGGACGGATCGTTCAGCTACAAGTTCAACGATCATGTCAGCGTGTTCCTTGAAGGCGTGAACCTGTTCAACGCCCAGCGCAAGGAGGATGAGGAAAGCCTCTATCGCGTCAGCACGGTGGAAACCTATGGCCGCCGCATCTACTTCGGCGTGCGCGGCAAGATGTGA
- a CDS encoding DUF6250 domain-containing protein, which translates to MSRWQILLMAPVLLMPVAANATLPKGWVVEAEDPAAKVNETHGVIDIDSAKGITLWSPQKLSGPTTISFQAMAVAAGGPNDKVSDLNAFWMAHEKDGTSLTRRSGKFEDYDTLAMYYVGIGGNRNTTTRLRRYVGQVGVRPLLPQHDRSDAQAMLRPNIWTSITLTANGQHITVQRDGQMLFTLDDPAPYTSGWFGLRTTYSHLRIRRLTISTGTPRP; encoded by the coding sequence ATGTCACGCTGGCAGATACTGCTGATGGCCCCTGTCCTGCTGATGCCGGTTGCCGCCAACGCCACCCTGCCCAAGGGTTGGGTGGTTGAAGCGGAAGACCCCGCCGCCAAGGTCAACGAAACCCATGGCGTGATCGATATCGACAGCGCCAAGGGGATCACCCTGTGGTCACCGCAAAAGCTCTCCGGCCCCACCACCATAAGCTTTCAGGCGATGGCGGTGGCGGCAGGCGGGCCGAATGACAAGGTCAGCGATCTCAACGCCTTCTGGATGGCGCATGAGAAGGACGGCACATCCCTCACCCGCCGCTCCGGCAAGTTCGAGGATTATGACACGCTGGCGATGTATTATGTCGGCATCGGCGGCAACCGCAACACCACCACGCGCCTGCGCCGCTATGTCGGGCAGGTCGGCGTGCGCCCGCTCCTCCCCCAGCATGACCGCAGCGACGCCCAAGCCATGCTGCGCCCCAACATCTGGACCAGCATCACCCTGACCGCGAACGGCCAGCACATCACCGTGCAGCGCGACGGGCAGATGCTCTTCACGCTCGACGATCCGGCACCTTACACCAGCGGCTGGTTCGGCCTGCGCACCACCTACAGCCATCTGCGCATCCGCAGGCTCACCATCTCAACCGGGACCCCTCGCCCATGA